TTTTCATAATAAGGTTAGAGAAGGGTATCAAGAGGTAATTAAGCGATACCCAGAGAGAATCAAAGTCGTCAATGCAGATCAAACTCTAGAACAAGTGGTTGAGGAAGTTTGGAATATCCTAACAAAAGTACTAAATGAAATGAAATGATGTAATCCATGTAGTTGTGCTATAATGGTAGCAACATTTATTACGTATTAATATTAAAGAACATGCTGAAAAATGATTCATACTATATATTAAATTGGCTAACAAGAGTCGACACGAATTTATTTAAAAAATAAGGAGTGACTATGGATGAAGTTAGTTGTTGCAGTAGTTCAGGATCAAGATAGTAATCGATTGGCCAGTGCTTTAACAAAGAACAATTTCCGCGCTACAAAATTAGCTAGTACAGGTGGTTTCTTACGTTCAGGAAATACGACGTTTTTGATTGGTACCGAAGATTCAACAATCCCTCAGTT
Above is a genomic segment from Lysinibacillus sp. PLM2 containing:
- the yaaQ gene encoding hypothetical protein yields the protein MKLVVAVVQDQDSNRLASALTKNNFRATKLASTGGFLRSGNTTFLIGTEDSTIPQLLDIIRDNCRSREQLVSPVSPLGGNADSYIPYPVEVEVGGATVFVLPIDQFHHF